From Polynucleobacter sp. MWH-Braz-FAM2G, a single genomic window includes:
- a CDS encoding 2OG-Fe dioxygenase family protein — translation MTPAGLAPPLTPFKQIDQALRDDGFAVVSAETVAEFSKTPLSSLQKLTSFWDDLPRDPYLKDGGRYRFRRHASYQIKGDELNLVPHRAHWQSLDYNALHGGIERWFEPIQSELLNNPAWQSVLLGLAHILNGLKTVNTWFVEAHQFRIDTTDGIGRPTPEGAHRDGVDFVAVFLLDRVDIKGGETRIFDASGSAGLRFTLSQPWSLLLMNDQRMIHESTPIQPLTKYGYRDTLVLTYRSNGFQDSPNRSQQ, via the coding sequence ATGACACCTGCTGGCCTTGCGCCTCCACTAACCCCTTTTAAGCAGATTGATCAAGCTTTGCGCGATGATGGCTTTGCCGTGGTGTCAGCTGAAACCGTTGCAGAATTTAGTAAGACCCCCTTGTCTAGCCTGCAAAAATTGACTAGCTTTTGGGATGACTTACCGCGTGATCCTTACTTAAAGGATGGCGGTCGATATCGTTTTCGCCGTCATGCTAGTTATCAAATCAAAGGCGATGAACTGAATTTAGTTCCGCATCGAGCGCATTGGCAATCACTAGATTACAACGCTCTACATGGCGGAATTGAGCGTTGGTTTGAGCCTATCCAAAGCGAGCTATTAAATAATCCAGCATGGCAATCTGTATTATTAGGCCTGGCTCATATTTTGAATGGTTTAAAAACAGTCAATACTTGGTTTGTTGAAGCGCATCAGTTTCGGATTGATACTACTGACGGGATTGGGCGACCAACACCCGAAGGCGCTCATCGTGATGGTGTTGATTTTGTTGCAGTCTTCTTGTTAGACCGCGTAGATATCAAGGGTGGAGAAACTAGAATATTTGATGCCTCAGGATCTGCGGGGTTACGCTTTACCCTCTCCCAGCCTTGGTCATTATTGTTGATGAATGACCAACGGATGATTCATGAATCTACACCAATACAGCCACTAACGAAGTATGGTTACCGCGACACCTTAGTCCTAACTTATCGCTCAAATGGCTTTCAAGATTCTCCTAATCGTAGCCAACAATAG
- a CDS encoding TAXI family TRAP transporter solute-binding subunit, protein MQKTNETAMNFIQRQIYNPVALVSAFFALLILIVGVLWILVPPPPKTIEMATGFPSGLYYQFGERLKAEVAKESVNLKVRSTGGTLDNLALLSNPKSGVDFAMVQGGVANLNQYPQLISIAGMFYEPIWVWYREGAFKSEGGQLRLLNQLKGKRVSIGNEGSGTLALTNDLLEASGITDQEIGAQKLNPDEAIAKLKSGELDAAFVVAAAEAPILKKFYTIPGIRLMSFDQADAYTRNFSYLSKVTVPRGLLSIQLDQPHQDIQVMAATATLVARENVSPALVSLLLSASYDILKSYSRLQKVGEFPSSTGLDFPLHVDAEIYLKDGPSFLHRHLPFWTAVWAGRFVKIVIPLLVILIPLFTYIPSAKHFLLRLKLARVYEELKWIEKNAHNPALKEKSLQDFEAIERRVGNINVSMLDAKELYDLKAHVDQVRSRLHLAH, encoded by the coding sequence ATGCAAAAAACAAACGAGACTGCAATGAATTTCATTCAAAGACAAATTTACAACCCCGTGGCTCTAGTTAGCGCTTTTTTTGCGCTTCTCATATTGATCGTTGGTGTTCTGTGGATATTGGTTCCTCCACCACCAAAGACGATTGAAATGGCTACCGGCTTTCCTTCTGGGCTTTACTATCAATTTGGCGAGCGCTTAAAGGCTGAGGTAGCGAAAGAGTCTGTAAACCTTAAAGTAAGATCGACTGGTGGCACCTTAGATAACCTCGCTCTATTAAGTAATCCTAAATCTGGGGTTGATTTTGCAATGGTGCAAGGTGGGGTGGCCAACCTTAATCAGTACCCCCAATTAATTTCAATTGCTGGAATGTTTTATGAGCCCATTTGGGTTTGGTATCGTGAGGGAGCTTTTAAAAGTGAGGGTGGTCAATTAAGGCTTTTAAACCAGCTAAAGGGCAAGCGTGTTTCTATAGGTAATGAAGGAAGCGGTACTTTAGCTCTTACAAATGATTTGTTAGAAGCCAGTGGCATTACTGATCAAGAGATCGGAGCGCAGAAGTTAAATCCTGATGAGGCAATCGCTAAGTTAAAAAGTGGTGAGTTAGATGCTGCATTTGTAGTGGCAGCTGCTGAAGCGCCCATATTGAAAAAGTTTTACACCATTCCAGGCATTCGTTTAATGAGTTTTGATCAGGCTGATGCTTACACCAGAAACTTTAGCTATCTTTCTAAGGTTACTGTTCCAAGGGGTCTGTTGAGTATTCAGTTGGATCAACCACATCAGGATATTCAGGTTATGGCTGCGACAGCTACCTTGGTGGCGCGTGAAAATGTTAGTCCGGCATTGGTCTCGCTTTTGCTCAGCGCTTCTTACGATATTTTGAAGTCTTACTCCCGTTTGCAAAAGGTCGGTGAATTCCCTTCTAGTACTGGATTGGATTTTCCTTTGCACGTCGATGCAGAGATTTACCTTAAAGATGGGCCATCATTCTTGCATCGCCACTTACCATTTTGGACGGCGGTGTGGGCAGGTCGTTTTGTAAAAATTGTGATTCCTTTGCTGGTAATTTTGATTCCATTATTTACCTATATTCCTTCCGCTAAACATTTCTTATTGCGACTCAAGCTGGCTAGAGTGTATGAAGAGCTTAAGTGGATTGAAAAAAATGCACACAATCCCGCATTAAAGGAAAAGAGTCTTCAGGACTTCGAAGCAATAGAAAGGCGGGTTGGCAATATCAATGTTTCGATGCTGGATGCAAAAGAGCTTTACGATCTTAAGGCTCACGTAGATCAGGTGCGTAGCCGTTTACATTTAGCTCATTAA
- a CDS encoding SDR family oxidoreductase translates to MNSSKNKVALVTGAGTGIGKAAAKALLKGGYQVVLTGRNLDRLEKAIVDIGGNQNNCLAVSCDVGKPDEVKKLFTALKDKFGHIDVLFNNAGMGAPAIPMEDLSYEQWMNVVNANLCGAFLCSQEAIRMMKAQSPQGGRIINNGSISAHAPRPMSAPYTATKHAISGLTKTIALDGRPFNIACGQIDIGNAATEMTERMAAGILQADQSIKVEPRMDVDHVGEAVLHMAQLPLESNILSMTIMATNMPFVGRG, encoded by the coding sequence ATGAATTCATCAAAAAACAAGGTAGCCCTTGTAACCGGCGCAGGAACTGGCATTGGTAAGGCGGCAGCTAAAGCCCTTCTTAAAGGTGGCTACCAGGTGGTTCTCACGGGTCGCAATCTTGATAGGCTAGAAAAAGCCATTGTAGATATTGGTGGAAATCAGAATAACTGCCTAGCAGTGTCTTGTGATGTAGGCAAACCTGATGAGGTAAAGAAATTATTCACGGCCCTTAAGGATAAATTTGGACACATTGATGTACTGTTCAATAATGCCGGCATGGGTGCCCCCGCTATTCCGATGGAAGACCTCAGTTACGAACAATGGATGAATGTAGTTAATGCGAATCTATGCGGTGCGTTTTTGTGCTCTCAAGAAGCCATTCGCATGATGAAGGCTCAATCCCCGCAAGGTGGCAGAATTATTAACAACGGATCCATTTCAGCTCATGCACCACGTCCAATGTCAGCGCCTTATACCGCTACAAAACATGCTATCAGCGGATTAACAAAAACCATTGCATTAGATGGTCGACCCTTCAATATTGCCTGCGGTCAAATTGATATTGGCAATGCCGCAACTGAAATGACTGAACGTATGGCTGCTGGTATTTTGCAAGCCGATCAATCCATCAAAGTAGAGCCGCGCATGGATGTTGATCATGTAGGCGAGGCTGTTCTCCATATGGCTCAACTTCCCCTTGAAAGCAATATTCTCTCAATGACAATCATGGCAACTAATATGCCATTTGTAGGCAGGGGCTAA
- a CDS encoding tripartite tricarboxylate transporter substrate binding protein: MYKKIVALLFFLGIAVSFGVQAQAYPNKPISLIVPQAAGGTNDIVARLIAPAFGEVIGASVVVENRPGAGGNIGTQSVARAAKDGYTLLLTINSAQAINPSLYKNPGFDPINDFVPLYYIGATPYVLVSPPGSPYKTLADVVAAAKKRPGELSYASAGNGTISHLLGAMLNVSAGIEMQHIPYKGVAPAINDVLGGQVPLAFASLPSALNYIKAGKLQAIAISSAKRSSAAPEIPTIAETYPDCVGEVWVAIFAPIGVSGDVVKKVQMAMDKTMSKSEVREKLIAQGLDLTPVPTTKLSALLKEELAKWVKIVKASGAQLD, from the coding sequence ATGTATAAAAAAATCGTTGCACTATTGTTTTTCCTGGGCATAGCTGTTTCATTTGGAGTCCAAGCGCAAGCCTATCCAAATAAGCCAATCTCACTCATAGTGCCGCAGGCAGCGGGTGGCACCAATGATATTGTTGCGCGTCTTATAGCGCCTGCTTTTGGTGAAGTCATTGGAGCATCTGTAGTGGTTGAGAATAGGCCGGGTGCCGGCGGAAATATTGGCACCCAAAGCGTGGCGCGGGCTGCGAAAGATGGCTATACCTTATTGCTCACAATTAATAGCGCGCAAGCAATCAACCCATCTTTGTATAAAAATCCTGGTTTTGATCCAATAAATGACTTTGTGCCTCTTTACTATATTGGCGCCACGCCATACGTATTGGTATCACCACCAGGATCACCTTATAAAACTTTGGCAGATGTAGTGGCAGCAGCAAAAAAGAGGCCTGGTGAACTTTCGTATGCCTCTGCTGGAAATGGCACGATTAGCCATTTGTTGGGAGCAATGCTAAATGTCAGCGCTGGTATTGAGATGCAACATATACCTTACAAAGGCGTTGCACCAGCCATTAATGATGTATTGGGTGGCCAAGTCCCATTAGCCTTTGCTAGTCTTCCATCGGCATTAAATTACATTAAAGCTGGAAAGTTACAAGCGATTGCCATTAGCTCCGCAAAGAGATCTAGTGCTGCCCCAGAAATTCCAACGATTGCAGAAACCTATCCTGATTGTGTTGGTGAGGTATGGGTAGCCATATTTGCCCCTATCGGAGTGAGTGGCGATGTTGTGAAGAAAGTTCAGATGGCAATGGATAAGACGATGTCTAAATCGGAGGTGCGTGAGAAGTTAATTGCTCAGGGTTTAGATTTGACACCTGTACCCACAACCAAGCTGAGCGCTTTGCTGAAAGAGGAATTGGCCAAGTGGGTGAAGATCGTTAAAGCATCTGGGGCTCAGTTAGATTAA
- a CDS encoding acyclic terpene utilization AtuA family protein, with translation MVTDIYRVACAAGFSGDRTDVAKPLVDELLKMGDPACLIFESLAERTLALAQLERQQNSEQGYEPLLAEMLEPILVDCIKGQIPIVGNFGAANPEGAARLISAMAKEKGLPDIRIAIVRGDDISAQEFRSQLEGLLSSEDRKTLNQSKLVSANIYLGAQEIANALNAGAQVVVTGRVADPALTVGPLMAHFKKDWDDWAFLGAATMAGHLLECGAQVTGGYFADPGMKDVPSLAGLGFPIVEFDAQGAMFVTKPTGSGGVVNRMTVTEQLLYELHDPAKYLTPDVIADITQTQITDLGGDRVKIVGVKGHPRPETLKANLCIDGGWLAEAEISYAGFNAYERAQLAAQIIRERLSDLDLRIDFIGSSSIFASDRGEGPQYRSQDGFADIRMRVATAHQDKSKANKVCREVTALYTCGPAGGGGVRTNIKPRLNTLVCFVPRELVQTSYEFFKG, from the coding sequence ATAGTGACTGATATCTATCGTGTCGCTTGTGCTGCTGGATTTTCGGGTGATCGGACTGATGTAGCCAAACCTTTGGTTGATGAGTTATTAAAAATGGGCGATCCAGCCTGTTTGATTTTTGAAAGCCTTGCCGAAAGAACGTTAGCACTTGCTCAGTTAGAAAGGCAACAGAATTCTGAGCAGGGCTATGAACCTCTATTAGCAGAAATGCTAGAGCCTATATTAGTGGATTGCATAAAAGGTCAAATACCCATTGTTGGTAATTTTGGTGCCGCCAATCCAGAGGGTGCCGCTCGATTAATTTCTGCAATGGCAAAAGAAAAAGGTTTGCCTGATATTCGGATTGCTATTGTTCGTGGGGATGATATTTCTGCGCAAGAGTTTCGCTCTCAATTAGAGGGCTTGCTCTCAAGCGAGGATAGAAAAACCTTAAATCAAAGTAAGTTGGTTAGTGCAAATATTTATTTAGGTGCGCAAGAAATTGCTAACGCGCTAAATGCTGGTGCTCAAGTAGTGGTAACAGGGCGTGTTGCAGATCCTGCATTAACGGTCGGACCGTTGATGGCGCACTTTAAAAAGGATTGGGATGATTGGGCTTTTTTAGGTGCCGCTACTATGGCTGGCCATTTACTAGAGTGTGGCGCTCAAGTCACAGGCGGATATTTTGCTGATCCGGGCATGAAAGATGTTCCTAGTTTGGCCGGATTGGGCTTTCCTATTGTGGAATTTGATGCGCAAGGGGCAATGTTTGTTACCAAGCCTACTGGAAGTGGTGGGGTTGTGAATCGGATGACGGTAACGGAGCAACTCTTATACGAACTTCATGATCCAGCAAAATACTTAACCCCAGATGTGATTGCAGATATTACGCAAACACAGATTACTGATTTGGGTGGAGATAGAGTAAAGATTGTTGGGGTAAAAGGTCACCCGAGACCAGAAACCTTAAAAGCAAATTTATGTATTGATGGCGGATGGTTGGCTGAAGCGGAAATATCCTATGCAGGATTTAATGCGTATGAGCGCGCTCAATTAGCGGCGCAGATTATTCGAGAGCGTCTCAGTGACTTAGATTTGCGAATAGATTTTATTGGCTCCTCCAGCATTTTTGCGAGTGATAGGGGTGAAGGTCCTCAATATCGATCCCAAGATGGTTTTGCTGATATTCGGATGCGTGTAGCTACTGCACATCAAGATAAAAGTAAGGCGAATAAAGTATGTCGGGAGGTGACTGCTCTTTATACCTGCGGACCTGCTGGCGGCGGTGGTGTGCGAACAAATATAAAACCTCGTTTGAATACATTGGTGTGCTTTGTCCCTCGGGAGCTTGTACAGACGTCTTATGAGTTTTTTAAAGGCTAA
- a CDS encoding tripartite tricarboxylate transporter substrate binding protein — MSSVPAFADVYPSKPIKAIVPFAPGSATDQIGRAFATKMSESLGQPVVIENRPGANGLIGADLVAKSPADGYTLLFGTNSTNAALKSLVKNLPYNQDTAFTPIGYFGSVPLIVAINNDVPAKSLNGFVTLAKADPGKMTFAYASTSQRVSSEMLANFAGIKMTGVSYKSGPNAMTDLIGGQVNMFTADFAVTLPQVQAGKIRGLAVTSLKRSPAIPELPTVNEALGIKGYELIAFFAAFGPAGMPKDAVIKLNKAINDAAKSKELVDRFSAMGFETQPGTPEALGQKIKLETAKWAKAIKEAGMEPE, encoded by the coding sequence ATGAGTAGCGTACCAGCCTTTGCTGATGTATACCCCTCTAAACCGATTAAAGCGATTGTTCCATTCGCTCCAGGAAGCGCAACAGATCAAATTGGACGTGCTTTTGCAACAAAGATGTCAGAGTCCTTAGGTCAACCCGTAGTCATAGAGAATCGACCTGGAGCCAATGGATTAATCGGCGCTGACTTAGTTGCAAAATCCCCAGCAGATGGCTATACATTGCTATTCGGAACCAACAGCACAAATGCCGCTCTCAAGAGTCTAGTAAAAAATCTTCCATACAACCAAGATACCGCGTTTACGCCTATTGGTTACTTTGGATCAGTACCCTTGATTGTTGCGATTAATAACGATGTGCCTGCAAAATCACTGAATGGGTTTGTTACCCTTGCAAAAGCTGATCCCGGAAAAATGACTTTTGCATATGCGAGCACATCGCAACGCGTTTCCTCAGAAATGCTTGCAAACTTTGCTGGCATCAAAATGACAGGCGTCTCCTATAAGAGCGGTCCAAATGCAATGACCGATCTGATTGGCGGACAAGTGAATATGTTTACTGCCGACTTTGCAGTGACATTACCGCAGGTGCAAGCCGGTAAGATTCGCGGTCTTGCAGTGACTTCCCTCAAACGCTCACCAGCTATTCCAGAGTTACCTACTGTGAATGAGGCGCTTGGTATTAAGGGGTATGAATTAATTGCCTTCTTTGCTGCATTTGGGCCAGCGGGTATGCCAAAAGATGCTGTAATAAAGCTCAATAAAGCGATCAATGATGCAGCCAAATCAAAAGAGTTGGTTGATCGTTTTTCTGCCATGGGCTTTGAAACTCAGCCTGGCACCCCTGAAGCGCTTGGGCAAAAAATTAAACTAGAAACTGCTAAATGGGCAAAAGCCATTAAAGAAGCAGGGATGGAACCAGAGTAA
- a CDS encoding MFS transporter, with protein MRLRSAGYTPLMLMAQTCALLGFACYAVVLTTLQEEWHLSNLQSGLIASAFFFGYMLAVPLATALTDRVDARKVYLVGGLTATCGLLGMSLLAYNFGTALFFMALNGAGLAGTYMPGLKILSDRIQSGELTRHIAFYTAFFGIGTGFSYLCSGWILSALGWHYVFGVIALGPFSAFLIVLLLIPALQHEKWRGPINIRLHDIFPVDKWKLVLQDKNASGFIFGYTAHSLELFASRSWIVAFFAFCALASGETFFLTATTLAGIINFFGVPSSILGNEIALRVGRQKWVCIVMLTSAVMGIALASSTGHSWWLIVALAIGHAIFIMADSATLTAGLVISAQENIKGAAMGLHSLLGFAGGLLGPAIFGFVLDMTGSRASQISWIWAYASVVMWGVIFVIYERQKGWGSVARI; from the coding sequence ATGCGCTTACGTTCGGCTGGCTATACCCCTCTGATGTTGATGGCACAAACCTGTGCTCTATTGGGTTTTGCTTGCTATGCCGTGGTATTAACTACGCTACAAGAAGAATGGCATCTCAGTAATTTGCAGTCAGGCCTGATTGCTAGCGCCTTTTTCTTTGGTTACATGCTAGCAGTACCGTTGGCCACCGCTTTGACAGATCGAGTTGACGCCCGCAAGGTGTATTTAGTCGGCGGTCTTACGGCTACTTGCGGTCTTTTGGGTATGAGCTTGTTGGCTTACAACTTTGGGACTGCTCTATTTTTTATGGCCCTCAATGGTGCCGGTCTTGCTGGTACTTATATGCCCGGCCTCAAAATCTTGTCCGACCGTATTCAGTCAGGAGAGTTAACGAGACATATTGCTTTCTACACTGCGTTCTTTGGCATTGGCACGGGATTTTCTTATTTATGTTCTGGATGGATTCTGAGTGCTCTTGGTTGGCACTATGTATTTGGTGTGATCGCTTTGGGCCCCTTCAGCGCCTTTCTGATTGTGTTGTTATTAATTCCTGCCTTACAACATGAGAAATGGAGGGGTCCAATCAATATTCGCTTGCACGATATCTTCCCTGTAGATAAATGGAAATTGGTTTTGCAAGATAAAAATGCCTCAGGTTTTATTTTTGGATACACCGCGCACTCTTTGGAGTTATTTGCTTCTAGAAGTTGGATTGTGGCTTTCTTTGCTTTTTGTGCGCTTGCTTCTGGCGAGACATTCTTTTTGACTGCTACTACTTTAGCCGGCATCATTAATTTCTTTGGCGTTCCTTCATCTATTTTGGGGAACGAGATTGCATTACGAGTAGGTCGTCAAAAGTGGGTTTGTATCGTTATGCTTACTAGTGCAGTCATGGGGATTGCTTTAGCCAGTTCCACGGGGCACTCATGGTGGCTCATTGTTGCTTTAGCGATCGGACATGCAATTTTCATCATGGCAGATTCAGCAACATTAACGGCTGGATTAGTGATTAGCGCGCAAGAAAATATTAAAGGCGCTGCCATGGGATTGCATTCCTTGCTGGGCTTTGCAGGTGGCTTATTAGGGCCTGCTATTTTTGGTTTCGTCTTGGATATGACCGGTTCACGTGCCTCGCAAATCTCATGGATTTGGGCTTATGCCTCTGTAGTAATGTGGGGTGTAATCTTTGTAATATATGAGCGCCAAAAAGGATGGGGTAGTGTTGCGCGCATATGA
- a CDS encoding heavy metal translocating P-type ATPase, with amino-acid sequence MSNQTKPNSLICYHCSSSILPNDLIEAELGGQLRAFCCPGCMAIAQTIHGEGLEVFYARRSQSGEKPAAYLASNEIPEKLKPYDDPSLRGRFTRPYGEEGFLETTLRLEKIRCAACVWLCEQHLRRLAGVKDVQINYVTQKVIVHFSPEETSLARLLFEIERIGYEAWPFEPSLSLDKAKLERRKLLMRLGVAMLGMMQVMMYAWPTYTGADITPEFEVLMGWSSWALTVPVMVYSAGPIFQAAWRSVLSFRKTHMLGMDVPIALALALAFIAGTINLIRGSGHSYFDSITMFVAFILAARYVELLARQDAQGGAEALAKQLPATCERAINYPSSQEVEVVPVVNCKPGEVLRVSPGEVVPADGVLIENASALDESLLTGEAKPVEKKIGDRLYAGTHNILNPLFMKIEAVGQSTRIAGIATLLDQALGAKPVMVSLAEKWTAYFVGFLLFGALTSSAIWLYFDPSRAWTVLVSVLVASCPCALSLAVPTAMAAAQGAVTKLGLLIVRGHVMEGLVKATDLVLDKTGTLTMGQPELQEIINLRSGYRREEALALAAALEFGQRHPLALSLMRAAEAEKLSLPVLSEPVINLLGRGLSSGSYRLGSALWLGVEKGAQLGQYGQVHLADDQGLIASFIFLDTPRAGLEKFLKIVKARNIKVHLVSGDDRETVAWWANHVGIDHYQGGCTPEDKYNYIERLQKEGRFVWAIGDGVNDAPLLARADVSIAVGAGAPLAAAGADAILTASSLDSLARTLLLADKTQTIIKENLMWALIYNLLAIPAAMMGWVNPWVAGIGMSLSSLAVTLNAWRLRKA; translated from the coding sequence ATGAGTAATCAGACGAAACCAAATTCGCTAATTTGTTACCACTGTTCAAGTTCCATACTCCCGAATGATTTGATCGAGGCGGAATTGGGTGGTCAATTGCGCGCATTTTGTTGTCCGGGGTGCATGGCGATTGCGCAAACTATTCATGGTGAAGGCTTAGAAGTTTTTTATGCGAGACGATCGCAGTCTGGTGAAAAGCCAGCAGCCTATCTTGCAAGCAACGAGATTCCAGAAAAACTCAAACCTTATGATGATCCTTCATTGCGCGGTCGTTTTACTCGCCCTTATGGAGAAGAGGGGTTTCTTGAAACCACTCTTCGTCTTGAGAAAATACGTTGCGCCGCCTGCGTTTGGTTATGTGAACAGCATTTACGTCGTTTAGCGGGTGTAAAGGATGTACAAATCAACTATGTGACCCAAAAAGTGATTGTGCATTTTTCTCCAGAAGAAACTAGCTTAGCAAGACTACTTTTTGAAATTGAAAGAATTGGTTACGAGGCTTGGCCATTTGAGCCGTCACTCTCTTTAGATAAAGCAAAGCTTGAGCGACGCAAGTTACTCATGAGGCTCGGTGTGGCCATGCTTGGCATGATGCAGGTCATGATGTATGCATGGCCAACATATACCGGTGCAGATATCACACCTGAATTCGAAGTATTAATGGGTTGGAGCAGTTGGGCTTTAACCGTTCCTGTAATGGTGTACTCAGCAGGGCCTATATTTCAAGCGGCTTGGCGTAGTGTGTTGTCCTTTCGCAAAACACATATGCTTGGAATGGATGTGCCAATTGCTTTAGCTCTTGCTCTGGCATTCATTGCTGGAACCATTAATTTGATAAGAGGTTCTGGCCATAGTTATTTTGACTCTATTACGATGTTTGTGGCTTTCATATTAGCGGCAAGATATGTAGAGTTACTCGCTAGACAAGACGCGCAAGGTGGAGCCGAGGCTTTAGCAAAACAATTACCAGCAACTTGTGAACGTGCAATAAATTACCCTAGCTCACAAGAGGTTGAAGTTGTTCCTGTTGTTAATTGCAAACCCGGTGAAGTGTTGCGAGTTTCACCTGGGGAAGTAGTGCCAGCTGATGGCGTTCTAATAGAAAATGCTAGCGCTCTCGATGAGTCTTTGTTGACGGGGGAGGCCAAGCCGGTAGAGAAAAAAATTGGTGACCGCCTCTATGCTGGAACTCACAATATTCTCAATCCATTGTTCATGAAAATTGAAGCAGTAGGGCAGTCAACTAGGATTGCAGGTATTGCCACTTTGCTAGATCAAGCATTGGGTGCTAAACCAGTCATGGTGAGTCTAGCTGAAAAATGGACCGCTTATTTTGTTGGATTCTTATTGTTTGGCGCGCTTACCTCATCTGCGATTTGGCTATATTTCGATCCTAGCCGGGCATGGACTGTGTTGGTGTCTGTTTTGGTAGCAAGTTGCCCTTGCGCTTTGTCGCTAGCAGTGCCTACTGCTATGGCTGCTGCACAAGGTGCTGTAACGAAACTGGGCTTACTTATCGTACGTGGTCATGTGATGGAGGGCTTGGTTAAGGCTACTGATTTAGTGTTAGATAAAACTGGCACATTAACTATGGGTCAACCTGAATTGCAGGAGATCATTAATTTGCGTTCGGGCTATCGTCGTGAAGAGGCTTTGGCTTTAGCTGCTGCACTAGAATTTGGTCAAAGACATCCTTTAGCGCTATCGTTGATGCGTGCAGCAGAGGCTGAAAAGTTATCGCTGCCCGTATTGAGCGAACCGGTGATCAATTTATTAGGTAGAGGATTAAGTTCGGGTTCTTATCGACTAGGAAGTGCATTGTGGTTAGGTGTGGAAAAGGGCGCTCAGTTGGGTCAATACGGTCAAGTGCATTTGGCTGACGACCAAGGTCTAATTGCTAGCTTTATTTTCTTGGATACACCAAGAGCAGGGCTTGAGAAATTTCTGAAAATAGTTAAAGCAAGAAATATTAAGGTGCATTTAGTTTCTGGAGATGATCGCGAAACTGTTGCATGGTGGGCCAATCATGTCGGCATCGATCATTATCAAGGCGGTTGTACGCCCGAAGATAAATACAATTACATTGAGCGCTTACAAAAAGAAGGTCGCTTTGTTTGGGCTATTGGTGATGGCGTGAATGATGCTCCCTTACTCGCACGAGCAGATGTCTCAATTGCGGTTGGCGCAGGTGCCCCGTTAGCTGCTGCAGGTGCAGATGCCATCCTCACTGCTTCATCCTTGGATTCCTTAGCTAGAACCTTATTGTTGGCAGATAAGACTCAGACGATCATTAAAGAAAATTTAATGTGGGCGTTAATCTATAACTTGCTTGCCATTCCGGCCGCCATGATGGGCTGGGTCAATCCATGGGTCGCTGGCATCGGCATGTCACTTTCCTCACTTGCAGTGACTTTAAACGCTTGGCGATTGCGAAAAGCTTAG